A genomic segment from Candidatus Brocadia sinica JPN1 encodes:
- a CDS encoding multiheme c-type cytochrome: MKLLLVSLFCLVSMGIFVAEILAEEEQPGAMQVALSEQTQLCVLCHKKYTPGIVEDWLTSRHSKVTPEMALAKPVLERRISSDIIPETFRSVVIGCYECHGQNAPSHKDNFGHFGFKINVVVSPNDCKTCHPVEVGQYSVSKKANALDILQKNPLYHTFVETVQGLKEIKDGKIIRLNASDNSKSETCYACHGTLVTVKGMKKISTDIGDIDVPDLSNWPNQGVGRINPDGSLGACTPCHARHSFSIEVARKPYTCSQCHLEPDVPAFDVYRESKHGNIFFSKQHEWNWTNVPWRIGKDFQAPTCATCHNSLLTTPDGKVIAPRTHDFGSRLWVRLFGLIYSHPQPKDARTYLIKNKDDLPLPTAFTGEPASEYLIDKSEQIWRQNEMKKICRGCHNTDWVNQHFARLDATIAETDKMSLTATRLILKAWNEGLADPSNPFDEMIEHKWIKQWFFYANSVRYASAMGGPDYASFKNGWWELMTNLCTMQDLIQTRK, encoded by the coding sequence ATGAAGTTATTGCTCGTTTCCCTGTTTTGCTTAGTTTCAATGGGTATTTTTGTTGCGGAAATACTTGCGGAAGAAGAACAGCCAGGTGCCATGCAGGTGGCCCTCAGCGAGCAAACGCAACTCTGCGTGTTGTGTCATAAAAAATACACTCCTGGAATCGTAGAAGACTGGCTCACAAGCAGACATTCAAAAGTCACTCCGGAAATGGCTCTGGCAAAGCCTGTTCTTGAAAGGAGGATTTCAAGCGATATAATTCCGGAGACCTTCAGGTCTGTTGTAATTGGCTGCTATGAATGCCATGGCCAGAACGCACCTTCCCACAAGGATAACTTCGGCCACTTTGGATTTAAGATCAATGTTGTCGTTTCACCAAACGATTGCAAGACATGTCATCCTGTAGAAGTGGGACAATATTCTGTGAGTAAAAAGGCCAATGCCCTGGACATTTTGCAAAAAAATCCTTTATATCATACCTTTGTCGAAACGGTTCAGGGTTTAAAAGAGATTAAAGATGGCAAAATAATCCGTCTCAATGCATCGGATAATTCAAAATCGGAAACTTGCTATGCCTGCCATGGCACTCTTGTCACGGTGAAAGGAATGAAAAAAATATCAACCGATATTGGAGATATTGACGTTCCTGACCTTTCCAACTGGCCAAATCAGGGGGTAGGAAGGATTAATCCCGATGGAAGCCTTGGCGCCTGCACCCCATGCCATGCAAGGCATAGCTTTTCAATTGAGGTAGCCCGAAAACCTTACACGTGTTCCCAATGCCATCTCGAACCGGATGTGCCGGCATTTGATGTGTACAGAGAAAGTAAACACGGAAACATTTTCTTTTCAAAACAACATGAATGGAACTGGACGAATGTCCCCTGGAGGATTGGTAAGGATTTTCAAGCGCCAACCTGTGCCACCTGCCATAATAGCCTTTTGACTACTCCAGATGGCAAAGTTATTGCGCCAAGAACCCACGATTTCGGTTCAAGATTGTGGGTCAGATTATTTGGGCTCATTTACTCACATCCTCAGCCAAAGGATGCCAGAACATATCTGATCAAAAACAAAGACGACCTCCCACTTCCAACTGCTTTTACCGGAGAGCCGGCTTCTGAGTATCTGATCGACAAGAGTGAACAAATATGGCGTCAAAATGAAATGAAGAAGATATGCCGGGGCTGTCACAACACTGACTGGGTTAATCAGCATTTTGCCAGACTTGATGCTACTATAGCAGAAACAGATAAGATGAGTCTGACCGCTACCCGGCTCATTCTGAAGGCTTGGAATGAAGGATTGGCTGATCCATCAAATCCTTTTGATGAAATGATCGAACACAAGTGGATAAAACAGTGGTT